In Halobaculum rubrum, the following are encoded in one genomic region:
- a CDS encoding 50S ribosomal protein L2, producing the protein MGRRIQGQRRGRGGSTFRAPSHRYKSDKQHKKIAEDEADTVHGEIVGIEHDPARSAPIADVKFEDGDRRLVLAPEGITVGETLSVGVSAEIKPGNTLPVSEIPEGVPVCNVESKPGDGGKFARASGVNATLLTHDRDVAVVQLPSGEVKRLNPDCRATVGVVAGGGRTEKPFVKAGKKHHKMRSRGTKYPRVRGVAMNAVDHPFGGGGRQHPGQPKSVSRNAPPGRKVGDIASKRTGRGGDR; encoded by the coding sequence ATGGGACGCAGAATTCAGGGACAACGACGCGGCCGCGGCGGCTCGACGTTCCGAGCGCCGTCGCACCGGTACAAATCGGACAAACAGCACAAGAAGATCGCGGAGGACGAAGCGGACACCGTCCACGGCGAGATCGTCGGCATCGAGCACGACCCCGCGCGGTCGGCGCCCATCGCGGACGTGAAGTTCGAGGACGGCGACCGCCGCCTCGTGCTCGCGCCCGAGGGCATCACCGTCGGCGAGACGCTGTCGGTCGGCGTCTCCGCGGAGATCAAGCCCGGCAACACGCTGCCCGTCTCGGAGATCCCCGAGGGGGTTCCCGTGTGCAACGTCGAGTCCAAGCCCGGCGACGGGGGCAAGTTCGCCCGCGCCTCCGGCGTCAACGCGACGCTGCTCACGCACGATCGCGACGTCGCGGTCGTCCAGCTCCCGTCCGGGGAAGTCAAGCGGCTCAACCCCGACTGCCGCGCGACCGTCGGCGTGGTCGCGGGCGGCGGTCGGACGGAGAAGCCGTTCGTGAAGGCCGGGAAGAAACACCACAAGATGCGCAGTCGCGGGACGAAGTACCCGCGCGTCCGTGGCGTCGCGATGAACGCCGTCGACCACCCGTTCGGTGGCGGCGGCCGCCAGCACCCCGGACAGCCGAAGTCCGTCTCGCGGAACGCTCCGCCGGGCCGGAAGGTCGGCGACATCGCCTCGAAGCGAACCGGTCGAGGTGGCGACAGATAA
- a CDS encoding 30S ribosomal protein S19, whose amino-acid sequence MSSEYRTGREGEFTYRGHTLDELQAMELDEVKALLPARARRTIDRGLGVQQRKLLESAEDATAEETANDPLRTHVRDMPIVPSFVGLTFEVYDGSHFERVEVEPEMIGHYLGEFNQTRNSVEHGQAGIGATRSSKFVPLK is encoded by the coding sequence ATGAGTTCGGAATACCGCACCGGTCGCGAGGGTGAGTTCACCTACCGCGGCCACACGCTCGACGAGCTGCAGGCCATGGAGCTCGACGAGGTCAAAGCACTGCTTCCCGCCCGCGCGCGGCGAACCATCGACCGAGGACTCGGGGTCCAGCAGCGGAAGCTGCTGGAGAGCGCCGAGGACGCCACGGCCGAGGAGACGGCGAACGATCCGCTCCGGACGCACGTCCGGGACATGCCGATCGTGCCGTCGTTCGTCGGACTCACGTTCGAAGTGTACGACGGAAGTCACTTCGAGCGCGTCGAGGTGGAGCCCGAGATGATCGGCCACTACCTGGGCGAGTTCAACCAGACTCGCAACTCCGTGGAACACGGTCAGGCCGGCATCGGCGCGACCCGGTCCTCGAAGTTCGTGCCCCTCAAGTAA
- a CDS encoding 50S ribosomal protein L22 gives MGISYSVDADPETTAKGMLRERQISFKHSKAIARELNGETVADAEEYLHAVIDGERSVPFRKHNTGVGHRSDIDGWDAGRYPEKASKDFLKLLENVSNNADEQGFDGESMTIKHVAAHKVGEQQGRKPRAMGRASAWNTPQVDVEMIIEEDT, from the coding sequence ATGGGAATCAGCTACAGCGTCGACGCCGACCCGGAGACCACCGCCAAGGGGATGCTCCGCGAGCGGCAGATCAGCTTCAAGCACAGCAAGGCCATCGCCCGCGAACTGAACGGCGAGACGGTCGCCGACGCCGAGGAGTACCTGCATGCGGTCATCGACGGGGAGCGCTCCGTCCCGTTCCGCAAGCACAACACTGGCGTCGGTCACCGCTCGGACATCGACGGCTGGGACGCCGGCCGCTACCCCGAGAAGGCCTCCAAGGACTTCCTGAAGCTCCTTGAGAACGTCAGTAACAACGCCGACGAGCAGGGGTTCGACGGCGAGTCGATGACGATCAAACACGTCGCCGCCCACAAGGTCGGCGAGCAGCAGGGCCGCAAGCCCCGAGCGATGGGTCGCGCGAGCGCCTGGAACACCCCCCAAGTGGACGTCGAAATGATCATCGAGGAGGACACGTAA
- a CDS encoding 30S ribosomal protein S3 gives MADEHQFIEDGLRRSQINEFFEDELGRAGYGGMEVAKTPMGTQIVLKAEKPGMVIGKGGKNIRKVTTELEERFDMDDPQIDVQEVDEPDLNAKIVADRLANALERGWYFRRAGHTTIDRIMDAGALGAEIVLSGKVTGARSRVEKFNRGYIKHNGEPAEEVVDEGQGVAVMKLGTIGVTVKIIPPGAVLPDDFEIAEDADAPEVEQAAASGEGVEDLLADVDDEAVPETEPDIPGGDEDVPEADPEDVIDEDVVEEVIEADDTDDGDAAETAEPSEADEPELDDLDEDVESEAEDLVAEMESDEDDEPGSADTDDADEEEE, from the coding sequence ATGGCGGACGAGCACCAGTTCATCGAGGACGGGCTCCGGCGGAGCCAGATCAACGAGTTCTTCGAGGACGAGCTCGGTCGCGCCGGCTACGGCGGGATGGAGGTCGCGAAGACGCCCATGGGCACACAGATCGTGCTCAAAGCCGAGAAGCCCGGCATGGTGATCGGCAAGGGCGGGAAGAACATCCGCAAGGTGACCACCGAGCTCGAGGAGCGCTTCGACATGGACGACCCGCAGATCGACGTCCAGGAGGTCGACGAACCCGACCTCAACGCGAAGATCGTCGCGGACCGTCTCGCGAACGCGCTCGAGCGCGGCTGGTACTTCCGCCGCGCGGGCCACACGACCATCGACCGGATCATGGACGCGGGCGCGCTGGGCGCCGAGATCGTCCTCTCCGGAAAGGTCACGGGGGCCCGCTCGCGCGTGGAGAAGTTCAACCGCGGCTACATCAAGCACAACGGCGAGCCCGCCGAGGAGGTCGTCGACGAGGGCCAGGGCGTGGCCGTCATGAAGCTCGGCACCATCGGCGTGACCGTCAAGATCATCCCGCCGGGCGCGGTGCTGCCCGACGACTTCGAGATCGCCGAGGACGCCGACGCGCCCGAGGTCGAGCAGGCCGCCGCGTCCGGCGAGGGCGTCGAGGACCTGCTGGCCGACGTGGACGACGAGGCGGTTCCGGAGACGGAGCCCGACATCCCCGGCGGAGACGAGGACGTTCCCGAGGCCGACCCCGAGGACGTCATCGACGAGGACGTGGTCGAGGAGGTCATCGAGGCCGACGACACCGACGACGGCGACGCGGCGGAGACGGCCGAGCCGTCCGAGGCGGACGAGCCCGAGCTCGACGACCTCGACGAGGACGTCGAGTCGGAGGCCGAGGACCTCGTCGCGGAGATGGAGAGCGATGAGGACGACGAGCCGGGATCGGCAGACACGGACGACGCGGACGAGGAGGAGGAGTAA
- the rpmC gene encoding 50S ribosomal protein L29 → MAILHTQEIRDMTPAEREAELEELETELLNAKAVQAAGGAPENPGRVGELKRTIARTKTIQREEGDLDDTDE, encoded by the coding sequence ATGGCGATCCTTCACACCCAAGAGATCCGCGACATGACGCCCGCCGAGCGCGAGGCCGAACTCGAGGAGCTCGAGACCGAACTGCTCAACGCGAAGGCCGTGCAGGCGGCCGGCGGCGCCCCGGAGAACCCGGGGCGCGTCGGCGAGCTGAAGCGCACGATCGCGCGGACCAAGACGATTCAGCGCGAGGAAGGCGACCTGGACGACACCGACGAATAA
- a CDS encoding ribonuclease P protein subunit translates to MALTPETLTRHELRGLPVRAVAAASDAHVGLAGVVVSESMRTLTVRTARGDKQVPKEGTTFRFVLSTQHSGDGVGRRHTEPSTGAPRERESSPVTYEAAGDRKAPGSAFELPSLDFPTLAGKRGQYDTTGVTAGQSDGCEDAVSVTVDGARLLSRPAFRTERAGDHQWQSD, encoded by the coding sequence ATGGCACTCACCCCCGAAACGCTCACGCGACACGAACTCCGCGGCCTCCCGGTACGGGCGGTCGCCGCCGCCAGCGACGCCCACGTCGGGCTCGCGGGCGTCGTCGTGTCCGAGAGCATGCGCACCCTCACGGTGCGCACCGCTCGGGGGGACAAGCAGGTGCCGAAGGAGGGGACGACGTTCCGGTTCGTCCTCTCGACGCAGCATTCGGGAGACGGCGTGGGCCGCCGTCACACCGAGCCCAGCACGGGCGCGCCTCGCGAACGCGAGTCGTCGCCCGTCACATATGAAGCCGCGGGGGACCGCAAGGCCCCCGGGTCCGCGTTCGAACTTCCGTCGCTCGACTTCCCCACACTGGCCGGGAAGCGCGGGCAGTACGATACTACCGGGGTCACAGCCGGTCAGTCGGACGGTTGCGAGGACGCGGTCTCCGTTACGGTGGATGGGGCCAGACTGCTCTCACGACCCGCCTTCCGCACGGAACGTGCGGGTGATCACCAATGGCAATCGGACTGA
- a CDS encoding 30S ribosomal protein S17 → MAIGLNVTEPEEACSDENCPFHGSLSVRGQTLEGTVASTSMDKTVVVEREYDVFVPKYDRYMKRRSRVPAHLSPCLDVEEGDQVRIAETRPLSKTKSHAVVETLDTEGDA, encoded by the coding sequence ATGGCAATCGGACTGAACGTAACAGAACCGGAGGAGGCCTGCTCCGACGAGAACTGCCCGTTCCACGGATCGCTTTCCGTGCGCGGACAGACGCTCGAGGGGACGGTCGCCTCCACATCGATGGACAAGACGGTCGTCGTCGAGCGCGAATACGACGTATTCGTGCCGAAGTACGACCGGTATATGAAACGACGAAGCCGCGTGCCGGCGCACCTGTCGCCCTGCCTCGACGTCGAGGAGGGGGACCAGGTCCGCATCGCAGAGACGCGGCCGCTGTCGAAGACGAAGAGCCACGCAGTCGTCGAGACGCTCGACACCGAGGGTGATGCCTGA
- a CDS encoding 50S ribosomal protein L14, giving the protein MEALKADVTQGLEKGSLIACADNTGARELKVISVSGYSGTKNRHPKAGVADKVTVSVTKGTPEMRRQVLEAVIVRQRKAIRRPDGTRVKFADNAGVVIDDMEEPRGTEIKGPIAREVAERFGSIASTATQIV; this is encoded by the coding sequence ATGGAGGCCCTGAAGGCCGACGTCACGCAGGGCCTGGAGAAGGGCTCCCTGATCGCGTGCGCCGACAACACTGGCGCGCGTGAGCTGAAGGTCATCTCCGTGTCGGGCTACTCGGGGACGAAGAATCGACACCCCAAAGCGGGCGTCGCCGACAAGGTCACCGTCTCGGTGACCAAGGGGACGCCGGAGATGCGACGCCAGGTGCTGGAGGCCGTCATCGTCCGCCAGCGCAAGGCCATCCGTCGACCCGACGGCACCCGCGTGAAGTTCGCGGACAACGCCGGCGTCGTCATCGACGACATGGAGGAGCCGCGCGGGACCGAGATCAAAGGTCCCATCGCGCGGGAAGTCGCCGAACGCTTCGGGAGCATCGCATCGACCGCGACTCAGATCGTATGA
- the rplX gene encoding 50S ribosomal protein L24 — translation MSEQPHKQRTRTRDAPLHERQKFVRATLSEELREAYGQRNVRVNAGDTVEVMRGDFAGEEGEVIEVDLRASVIHVEDVTVEKADGEETPRPLDTSNVRVVDLDLEDDRREARLESDEEAA, via the coding sequence ATGAGCGAACAACCGCACAAACAGCGCACACGGACCCGAGACGCGCCGCTCCACGAGCGGCAGAAGTTCGTCCGCGCCACCCTCTCGGAGGAGCTTCGGGAGGCGTACGGCCAGCGGAACGTCCGCGTCAACGCGGGCGACACCGTCGAGGTCATGCGCGGCGACTTCGCGGGCGAGGAGGGCGAGGTCATCGAGGTGGATCTCCGGGCGTCGGTGATCCACGTCGAGGACGTCACCGTCGAGAAGGCCGACGGGGAGGAGACCCCGCGCCCGCTCGACACCTCGAACGTGCGTGTCGTCGACCTGGACCTCGAGGACGACCGCCGGGAGGCGCGTCTGGAGTCCGACGAGGAGGCAGCATAA
- a CDS encoding 30S ribosomal protein S4e: MSNHQKRLSAPNSWPIERKEQTFTVKAGAGPHGESGVPLLIVLRDVLGYADSRKEARYALDHGSVLVNGKAVSDEARPVGMFDILAFAEREEYYRVFPGEGGRLSLTPIDEEAASSRLGKVDGKTQVAGGDFQYTLHDGTTLVSDDGSYAGGDSLVVDNETKEVVAHFPYEEGALVTAVAGGHAGEIGTIDEITVTAGSGDNAVRVAQDDGGFETIEEYVVVIDENFTGDAGTASETPSGGSREGGDDE, from the coding sequence ATGAGTAACCACCAGAAGCGACTGTCGGCCCCGAACTCGTGGCCGATCGAGCGGAAGGAACAGACGTTCACCGTGAAGGCGGGCGCGGGCCCGCACGGCGAGTCCGGCGTCCCCCTCCTCATCGTCCTTCGGGACGTGTTGGGGTACGCCGACTCGCGCAAGGAGGCGCGCTACGCGCTCGATCACGGATCCGTGCTCGTCAACGGCAAGGCGGTCTCCGACGAGGCCCGCCCGGTCGGGATGTTCGACATCCTGGCCTTTGCCGAGCGCGAGGAGTACTACCGGGTGTTCCCCGGCGAGGGCGGCCGGCTCTCGCTGACACCCATCGACGAGGAGGCCGCCTCCTCGCGACTCGGGAAGGTCGACGGCAAGACGCAGGTCGCCGGCGGCGACTTCCAGTACACGCTGCACGACGGGACGACCCTCGTGAGCGACGACGGAAGCTACGCCGGCGGCGACTCGCTCGTCGTCGACAACGAGACAAAGGAGGTCGTCGCGCACTTCCCGTACGAGGAGGGCGCGCTCGTCACCGCCGTCGCCGGCGGACACGCCGGCGAGATCGGCACGATCGACGAGATCACCGTCACCGCCGGCTCCGGCGACAACGCCGTGCGGGTCGCACAGGACGACGGCGGCTTCGAGACGATCGAAGAGTACGTCGTGGTCATCGACGAGAACTTCACGGGCGACGCGGGAACCGCGTCGGAGACCCCGAGCGGCGGGAGCCGCGAGGGAGGTGACGACGAATGA
- a CDS encoding 50S ribosomal protein L5 — translation MSEADADFHDMREPRIEKVVVHMGVGQGGRELANGEEILEEITGQETVRTTAKRAIGEFEIRPGDPIGAKVTLRGEDADEFLETALELADLSVSQFDDTGNVSFGVAEHTEFPSQEYDPQIGIYGLDVTVTLTRPGYRVSQRNKVTRSIPSGHRMSVDDAVAFLEREFDLEVTA, via the coding sequence ATGAGCGAGGCTGACGCGGACTTCCACGACATGCGCGAACCGCGCATCGAGAAGGTCGTCGTCCACATGGGCGTCGGTCAGGGTGGCCGCGAGCTCGCCAACGGCGAGGAGATCCTCGAGGAGATCACCGGACAGGAGACGGTTCGCACGACGGCCAAGCGCGCCATCGGCGAGTTCGAGATCCGACCCGGCGACCCCATCGGGGCGAAGGTCACCCTGCGCGGCGAGGACGCCGACGAGTTCCTCGAGACCGCGCTGGAGCTGGCCGATCTCTCCGTCTCGCAGTTCGACGACACGGGCAACGTGAGCTTCGGCGTCGCCGAGCACACGGAGTTCCCGAGCCAGGAGTACGACCCGCAGATCGGCATCTACGGGCTCGACGTCACCGTGACGCTCACGCGACCGGGCTACCGCGTCTCACAGCGGAACAAGGTCACTCGGTCGATCCCGAGCGGTCACCGGATGAGCGTCGACGACGCCGTCGCGTTCCTCGAACGCGAGTTCGACCTGGAGGTCACAGCATGA
- a CDS encoding 30S ribosomal protein S14, whose product MSDADTETTGPEETGEHAAKRTGQEVSCRRCERKQGLVGKYDINLCRQCFREVARDMGFRKYR is encoded by the coding sequence ATGAGCGACGCAGACACAGAAACGACCGGACCCGAGGAGACGGGCGAGCACGCCGCAAAGCGCACCGGCCAGGAGGTCTCGTGCCGGCGCTGCGAGCGCAAACAGGGGCTCGTCGGCAAGTACGACATCAACCTCTGTCGCCAGTGTTTCCGCGAGGTCGCCCGCGACATGGGCTTCCGGAAGTACCGATAA
- a CDS encoding 30S ribosomal protein S8 — protein sequence MAGNDPLSDALAGLDNAENVGHLEYTVQPASNIIGSTLEVLYDSGYVDGFEFVDDGRAGTFEVELKGAINECGAVKPRYSVAADGYEKWEKRFLPARDYGALIVTTSHGVMSHYEAREQGIGGQVIAYVY from the coding sequence ATGGCAGGTAACGACCCCCTCTCCGACGCTCTCGCCGGACTCGACAACGCCGAGAACGTCGGTCATCTGGAATACACGGTCCAGCCCGCCTCGAACATCATCGGCTCCACGCTCGAAGTGCTGTACGACAGCGGCTACGTCGACGGCTTCGAGTTCGTGGACGACGGCCGAGCGGGAACGTTCGAGGTCGAACTGAAAGGCGCGATCAACGAGTGCGGCGCCGTCAAGCCGCGTTACTCCGTGGCCGCGGACGGCTACGAGAAGTGGGAGAAGCGGTTCCTCCCCGCGCGTGACTACGGCGCACTCATCGTGACCACGAGTCACGGCGTCATGAGCCACTACGAGGCCCGCGAACAGGGCATCGGTGGCCAGGTAATCGCATACGTCTACTGA
- a CDS encoding 50S ribosomal protein L6 translates to MAERTIELPEDVSADLDHLDLTIEGSNGSVTRRLWYPDVTVSAESVDSSTNEDGEAVDAVVIAYPDDADRKTNATVGTFASHVDNMVHGVTEGWEYEMEIFYAHFPMDVDVEGDEVVITNFLGETAPRRAAIRGDTDVQIDGEELVLTGPSKEDVGQTAASIEQLTRVTDKDTRIFQDGVYVTRTPTGDV, encoded by the coding sequence ATGGCAGAACGAACAATCGAACTACCCGAGGACGTCTCCGCCGACCTCGACCACCTCGATCTCACGATCGAGGGGTCGAACGGCTCGGTGACGCGCCGCCTGTGGTACCCCGACGTGACCGTCTCCGCGGAGAGCGTCGACTCGTCGACGAACGAAGACGGCGAAGCCGTCGACGCCGTCGTCATCGCGTACCCGGACGACGCCGACCGCAAGACGAACGCGACCGTCGGTACCTTCGCGAGCCACGTGGACAACATGGTCCACGGGGTCACCGAGGGGTGGGAGTACGAGATGGAGATCTTCTACGCTCACTTCCCGATGGACGTGGACGTCGAGGGCGACGAAGTCGTCATCACGAACTTCCTCGGGGAAACGGCACCCCGCCGCGCGGCGATCCGCGGCGACACCGACGTACAGATCGACGGCGAGGAGCTCGTCTTGACCGGCCCGTCCAAGGAGGACGTCGGGCAGACGGCCGCCAGCATCGAACAGCTCACGCGCGTGACCGACAAGGACACGCGCATCTTCCAGGACGGCGTGTACGTCACGCGCACGCCCACGGGTGATGTCTAA
- a CDS encoding 50S ribosomal protein L32e: MSDDIESLEDVSGVGPSKADALREAGYETVEDVKAASQSELAEVDGVGNALAARIKADVGELEVDEEADAEIEDEEPEADEEEAEDVETELRPRGHADKTPDLDDERARALAKKLRESTPQFNRQDYHKKKRIPTSWRRPRGQLSKQRRGMKGKGPKVDAGYRSPTAARGLHPSGFEEVRVFNTDDIEGVDPATQAVRIAATVGGRKREAIEDECEDREIRVLNPTYVEVEVDQ; this comes from the coding sequence ATGAGCGACGACATCGAGTCGCTCGAGGACGTCTCCGGCGTCGGCCCGTCGAAGGCCGACGCGCTCCGCGAGGCCGGCTACGAGACCGTCGAGGACGTGAAGGCGGCCTCGCAGTCGGAGCTCGCGGAGGTCGACGGCGTCGGGAACGCCCTCGCGGCCCGCATCAAGGCGGACGTGGGCGAGCTCGAGGTCGACGAGGAGGCCGACGCGGAGATCGAAGACGAGGAGCCCGAGGCCGACGAGGAAGAGGCCGAGGACGTCGAGACGGAGCTGCGCCCGCGCGGTCACGCGGACAAGACGCCCGACCTCGACGACGAGCGCGCCCGCGCGCTCGCCAAGAAGCTCCGCGAGTCCACGCCGCAGTTCAACCGGCAGGACTACCACAAGAAAAAGCGGATCCCGACCTCGTGGCGCCGCCCGCGCGGCCAGCTGTCGAAGCAGCGCCGCGGCATGAAGGGCAAGGGCCCGAAGGTCGATGCGGGCTACCGCTCGCCGACGGCCGCACGGGGCCTGCACCCGAGCGGCTTCGAGGAGGTCCGCGTGTTCAACACGGACGACATCGAGGGCGTCGACCCGGCGACGCAGGCGGTGCGCATCGCCGCGACCGTCGGCGGTCGCAAGCGCGAGGCCATCGAGGACGAGTGTGAGGACCGCGAGATCCGCGTCCTCAACCCGACCTACGTGGAAGTGGAGGTTGACCAATGA
- a CDS encoding 50S ribosomal protein L19e, giving the protein MSDLAAQRRLAADELDVGKSRVWLNPEAQDELADAITREDIREQIEQGNIRAEDAKGNSRGRARERDEKRSYGHRTGAGSRKGKAGGRQNSKDDWIARIRAQRARLKELRDDGPLNSTQYRELYNKASGGSFEDVRRLDSYIVNNYDVTLEDD; this is encoded by the coding sequence ATGAGCGACCTGGCAGCACAGCGCCGGCTCGCGGCCGACGAACTCGACGTCGGCAAGAGCCGCGTGTGGCTCAACCCGGAGGCACAGGACGAGCTCGCGGACGCGATCACGCGTGAGGACATCCGCGAGCAGATCGAACAGGGCAACATCCGCGCCGAAGACGCCAAGGGGAACTCCCGCGGCCGGGCCCGCGAGCGCGACGAGAAGCGCTCGTACGGCCACCGCACCGGCGCCGGCTCCCGCAAGGGGAAAGCCGGCGGCCGACAGAACTCCAAGGACGACTGGATCGCGCGGATCCGCGCCCAGCGCGCACGCCTCAAGGAGCTCCGCGACGACGGGCCCCTGAACAGCACGCAGTACCGCGAGCTGTACAACAAGGCCTCGGGCGGATCCTTCGAGGACGTGCGACGACTCGACTCGTACATCGTGAACAACTACGACGTAACACTGGAGGACGACTGA
- a CDS encoding 50S ribosomal protein L18, with amino-acid sequence MATGPRYKVPMRRRREVRTDYHQRLRLLKSGKPRLVARLSNKHVRAQLVSPGPDGDETHAAASSEDLAEYGWEAPTANLPSAYLTGYLAGLRAVEAGLEEAVLDIGLNTATPGNKAFAVQEGAIDAGLEIPHNDSVLADWSRTRGEHIAEYDEQLEEPLYTGEFDAADLPEHFDELRETLTEEFDNE; translated from the coding sequence ATGGCGACCGGACCACGCTACAAGGTACCGATGCGTCGCCGCCGGGAAGTCCGGACGGACTACCACCAGAGGTTGCGCCTGCTGAAATCCGGCAAGCCGCGCCTCGTCGCGCGCCTGTCGAACAAGCACGTCAGGGCGCAGCTGGTTTCCCCCGGCCCCGACGGCGACGAGACACACGCGGCCGCGTCCAGCGAGGACCTCGCGGAGTACGGCTGGGAGGCCCCGACGGCAAACCTCCCCAGCGCGTACCTGACGGGCTATCTCGCGGGACTGCGGGCGGTCGAGGCGGGCCTCGAGGAGGCCGTCCTCGACATCGGCCTGAACACCGCCACGCCCGGGAACAAGGCGTTCGCGGTGCAGGAAGGAGCGATCGACGCCGGGCTCGAGATCCCCCACAACGACAGCGTCCTCGCGGACTGGTCGCGTACTCGCGGCGAGCACATCGCCGAGTACGACGAGCAGCTCGAGGAGCCGCTGTACACCGGGGAGTTCGACGCGGCGGACCTGCCCGAGCACTTCGACGAGCTTCGGGAGACCCTGACGGAGGAATTCGACAATGAGTAG
- a CDS encoding 30S ribosomal protein S5 — MSRNGGWEPRTRLGRKVQEGDITSMEQALNSGLPLKEYQLVDQLIPDLEDEVLDINMVQRMTDSGRRVKFRCVVAIGNGDGYLGYAQGRDDQVGGAIQKAIEVAKLNMIKVDRGSGSWEDSAGGVNSLTRTATGKAGSVEVEIKPAPQGLGLAAAPTVRNILELAGIQDAWTSSTGNTRTTVNLAKATFNALRNASQARTPDRARRVQREAEGEH, encoded by the coding sequence ATGAGTAGAAACGGCGGATGGGAGCCGCGCACGCGGCTCGGCCGGAAGGTACAGGAGGGCGACATCACCTCGATGGAGCAGGCGCTCAACTCGGGACTCCCGCTGAAGGAGTACCAGTTGGTCGACCAGCTCATTCCGGACCTGGAGGACGAGGTGCTGGACATCAACATGGTCCAGCGCATGACCGACTCCGGGCGTCGGGTGAAGTTCCGCTGTGTCGTCGCCATCGGCAACGGCGACGGCTATCTGGGGTACGCGCAAGGGCGCGACGACCAGGTCGGCGGCGCGATCCAGAAGGCCATCGAGGTGGCCAAGCTGAACATGATCAAGGTCGACCGCGGCTCGGGCTCGTGGGAGGACTCCGCCGGCGGAGTCAACTCGCTCACCCGGACGGCGACCGGCAAGGCCGGCTCCGTCGAGGTCGAGATCAAGCCCGCCCCGCAGGGGCTGGGCCTCGCGGCGGCGCCGACCGTCCGCAACATCCTCGAGCTCGCGGGCATCCAGGACGCCTGGACGTCCTCGACGGGGAACACGCGGACGACGGTCAACCTCGCGAAGGCGACGTTCAACGCCCTGCGGAACGCCTCCCAGGCGCGCACGCCCGACCGGGCGCGGCGCGTCCAGCGCGAAGCGGAGGGTGAGCACTGA
- a CDS encoding 50S ribosomal protein L30 has product MQAVVQLRGEIDMSAAQRDTLQMLNIHSINHCALVPEEDTYRGMIAKVNDFVAFGEPDVETVAMLLARRGEPDEGDADIDDEWVADNTEYSDVESLAEALVEEETTLREQGLSPVLRLHAPRGGHDGIKHPVKDGGALGRHDDIDTLLEAMR; this is encoded by the coding sequence ATGCAGGCGGTCGTCCAACTGCGCGGCGAGATCGACATGTCCGCCGCCCAGCGCGACACCCTGCAGATGCTCAACATCCACTCGATCAACCACTGCGCGCTGGTGCCCGAGGAGGACACCTACCGCGGGATGATCGCGAAGGTGAACGACTTCGTCGCCTTCGGCGAGCCCGACGTCGAGACGGTCGCGATGCTGCTCGCGCGTCGCGGCGAGCCCGACGAGGGCGACGCGGACATCGACGACGAGTGGGTCGCGGACAACACCGAGTACTCGGACGTCGAGTCGCTGGCCGAGGCACTGGTCGAGGAGGAGACGACCCTGCGCGAACAGGGGCTCTCCCCCGTGCTGCGGCTGCACGCTCCGCGCGGCGGTCACGACGGCATCAAGCACCCCGTGAAGGACGGCGGCGCGCTCGGTCGTCACGACGACATCGACACGCTCCTGGAGGCGATGCGATAA